Proteins encoded by one window of Agelaius phoeniceus isolate bAgePho1 chromosome 3, bAgePho1.hap1, whole genome shotgun sequence:
- the FLVCR1 gene encoding choline/ethanolamine transporter FLVCR1 produces the protein MVEDGGEEEAEGESGEVPAAPLQQQQQQRCNGFLPGKEAAGGGQRAAPAAEEMLAAGGERREARLETRLSRRRLAVLAVFSCYSLVNAFQWIQYSILSNVFAGFYGVSFTQIDWLSMVYMVAYVPLILPATWLLDARGLRLTALLGAGLNALGAWLKCGSLAPQRYPLTLAAQAVCAVAQVFILGLPSRIASVWFGPTEVSTACAVAVLGNQLGTAIGFLLPPVLVPNTPNDIDLMAHNISIMFYGTAIVSTLLFFLAGVVFEEKPKYPPSHSQAVLQTKPPEDYSYKQSIINLFRNIPFILLLISYGIMTGAFYSVSTLLNQMIVTHYEGEEVNAGRIGLTLVVAGMVGSIICGLWLDYTKTYKQTTLIVYILSFIGLLVFTFTLDLGYLIVVFVTGGVLGFFMTGYLPLGFEFAVEITYPESEGTSSGLLNASAQIFGIIFTLVQGKLTTDYSPRAGNIFLCAWIFVGIILTALIKSDLRRHNVNSGIMNLDVKAVPVDSPVEPESTTLKVQSAL, from the exons ATGGTGGAGGACGGCGGCGAGGAGGAGGCGGAGGGAGAGAGCGGGGAGGTGCCGGCGGCGccgctgcagcagcagcagcagcagcgctgcAATGGCTTCCTGCCCGGCAAGgaggcggcgggcggcgggcagcgggcggccccggcggccgAGGAGATGCTGGCGGCGGGCGGCGAGCGGCGGGAGGCGCGGCTGGAGACGCGGCTGTCGCGGCGGCGGCTGGCGGTGCTGGCCGTGTTCAGCTGCTACTCGCTGGTGAACGCCTTCCAGTGGATCCAGTACAGCATCCTCAGCAACGTCTTCGCCGGCTTCTACGGCGTCTCCTTCACTCAGATCGACTGGCTGTCCATGGTGTACATGGTGGCCTACGTGCCGCTGATCCTGCCGGCCACCTGGCTGCTGGATGCCCGCGGGCTGCGGCTCACGGCGCTGCTGGGCGCGGGGCTCAACGCGCTGGGCGCCTGGCTCAAGTGCGGCAGCCTGGCCCCGCAGCGCTACCCGCTCACGCTGGCCGCCCAGGCCGTGTGCGCCGTGGCCCAGGTCTTcatcctggggctgccctcccGCATCGCCTCCGTCTGGTTCGGCCCCACCGAGGTCTCCACCGCCTGCGccgtggctgtgctgggcaacCAG CTTGGTACTGCAATTGGCTTCTTGTTGCCACCTGTTTTGGTCCCAAATACGCCGAATGATATTGATCTTATGGCACACAACATCAGCATCATGTTCTACGGAACAGCGATAGTGTCCACACTTCTGTTCTTCTTAGCAGGAGTTG tgtttGAAGAAAAGCCCAAATACCCTCCCAGTCACTCTCAAGCAGTCCTGCAAACTAAACCTCCTGAGGATTACTCCTACAAACAGTCCATTATTAACTTGTTCAGAAATATTCCATTTATACTTTTGCTAATCAGTTATG GTATTATGACTGGGGCATTTTACTCTGTCTCCACATTATTAAACCAGATGATAGTAACTCATTATGAG GGAGAAGAAGTGAACGCTGGGAGAATTGGCTTGACACTGGTGGTGGCAGGAATGGTGGGTTCGATTATTTGTGGTTTGTGGCTGGATTACACTAAAACATACAA GCAAACTACTTTGATTGTTTACATTCTCTCTTTCATTGGGTTGCTGGTATTTACCTTCACCCTGGACCTCGGATACCTTATAGTGGTGTTTGTGACTGGAGGAGTGCTTGG GTTTTTCATGACTGGCTATCTTCCACTTGGGTTTGAATTTGCTGTGGAAATTACATATCCAGAGTCTGAAGGCACTTCCTCAGGTCTCCTTAATGCATCAGCACAG ATATTTGGAATTATCTTTACACTTGTTCAAGGAAAGCTCACAACAGACTACAGTCCTCGTGCAGGAAACATCTTTCTTTGTGCTTGGATTTTTGTGGGCATTATTTTAACAG cCTTAATAAAATCAGATTTGCGAAGACACAATGTGAATTCAGGGATTATGAACTTGGACGTTAAAGCT GTACCAGTTGACAGTCCTGTAGAACCTGAAAGCACTACATTAAAGGTTCAGTCAGCTTTATGA